From the Ruania alkalisoli genome, one window contains:
- a CDS encoding glycosyltransferase, translating to MTTSETRLRAVVVASVASRHLPHTLAALAAQTRPADDVLIAALGSGAGTAADTWEGLVSEAGLDRRKVRVVPVPGALTFGAAVRRALSAAEKATAEENRGQDSPAEESELPSWLWLLHDDSAPAPDATAQLLRTIEASNAISVVGCKQVDWDQPDRLISVGVRATPGGLRFTGIEDREIDQGQHDGREDVLAVGTAGMLIRTEVWHLLGGPDPALGPFEDGRDLCQRARLAGHRVVVAPAAVVRHARLSYRGLREDGHRRPDPRRSFRARRVAALHLRLSSAPPILVPVLAIVAVLAGLVRALWRVSTKELTLTVHELAAPLVVLARPAAIARARRRARHSRRLPRRRLRPLQASWRDVWRLRRDRRLLRAAARRAARTPSELEMAERAAVARRRRLTLGFVLLVSGALAAVTVVPATLAGPLVGGALLPADADLAGTWQAATSAWIASGDGQSGPPDPLLMVLTVVSLLTGGAWGVPLHTGVSIVLALAIPLAALAAWFAAGAASRSVLIRAWVALTWALGPALLLGIGAGRVGAVLAHVMLPLVLLAVVRSLGLDRRDVIISGMVGAQRLPRARAARGVSAREAKRARLAALAEVGDDEADADDVRRPEPRPRTEPSEEVPSATVVSRVSRAGSLGAAAAAGLAFAVVVAGAPVLLGAGVLAAIVLALVLGRRRRLPVGRGRLVLVLLPAVTLMLPLGVHALGNAQSWRVLLADPGPGLASDAGPAWLRLLAWPQEPASAPFLANDVAAYVPMATTGVLAVVALLALLRGAGRSRPVRLGWLLVSVGLVTAEVSVRVAVALGRNTSGEIAEVHGWAGPGTSLTLAGLLIAAVCGVDGLRGALSGASFGWRQVSAAVGTIAITLALVTTGVTHSARVIAERDGQVENQTMLVHGRGAAPVPALAQELQGSAQRARVLALTPTADGVDAQIWRSSGPQLTESSTVTDLRRWQAALEGESDAATHEVATVVAELTQGTATEAASTLAEHAIAVIVVPATSNVTRAPLDTAARGRLIPLLDSVAGLDRVTENTSGVIWRVRASQEATDADIARAQILDGDGALVANVPSTGGSIGGPISADGTDRAVVLAERADPSWRAWLGGTPLRSIESDWRQAFAIPDGARGELVVAYQPTWHLPWQILALAVFGLTALLALPTRRRRGEDG from the coding sequence ATGACCACGAGCGAGACCCGCCTGCGCGCGGTCGTCGTCGCATCCGTGGCCTCTCGTCATCTTCCGCACACCTTGGCGGCCCTCGCCGCCCAGACACGCCCCGCCGACGACGTCCTGATCGCCGCGCTCGGCTCCGGAGCGGGCACAGCCGCCGATACGTGGGAAGGCCTTGTCTCGGAGGCAGGCCTCGACCGGCGAAAAGTCCGGGTCGTCCCGGTCCCGGGTGCCCTCACCTTCGGAGCGGCGGTGCGTCGTGCCCTGAGCGCCGCCGAGAAGGCGACCGCCGAGGAGAATCGGGGACAGGACAGCCCGGCCGAGGAATCTGAGCTGCCTTCCTGGCTGTGGCTGCTGCACGACGACTCCGCCCCCGCTCCCGATGCGACCGCACAGCTCCTGCGCACCATCGAGGCGTCGAACGCGATCTCGGTGGTCGGCTGCAAGCAGGTCGACTGGGACCAGCCCGACCGGCTCATCTCGGTGGGCGTGCGAGCCACTCCTGGCGGGCTGAGGTTCACCGGTATCGAGGACCGCGAGATCGACCAGGGCCAGCACGATGGCAGGGAAGACGTGCTCGCCGTCGGCACGGCCGGCATGCTCATCCGCACGGAGGTGTGGCACCTCCTCGGCGGCCCGGACCCGGCGCTCGGACCGTTCGAGGACGGACGAGATCTCTGTCAGCGAGCCCGGCTCGCCGGACATCGGGTGGTCGTCGCCCCGGCCGCAGTCGTCCGGCACGCCCGCTTGTCCTATCGGGGCCTGCGTGAGGATGGTCATCGACGGCCCGACCCACGCCGGTCCTTTCGTGCCCGCCGGGTGGCAGCCCTGCACCTCCGGCTGAGCAGCGCTCCGCCGATCCTCGTCCCAGTGCTCGCGATCGTCGCCGTGCTCGCGGGGCTGGTGCGGGCGCTGTGGCGTGTCAGCACCAAGGAGCTGACGCTCACCGTCCACGAGCTCGCGGCGCCGCTGGTCGTGCTCGCTCGGCCCGCCGCGATCGCCCGGGCTCGTCGCCGTGCCCGGCACAGCCGGCGACTGCCGCGGCGACGCCTGCGTCCGTTGCAAGCAAGCTGGCGGGACGTCTGGCGGCTGCGGCGAGATCGCCGGCTCCTGCGTGCAGCCGCACGCCGTGCAGCCCGGACACCCAGCGAGCTGGAGATGGCCGAACGGGCGGCTGTTGCGCGACGGCGGCGCCTCACGCTGGGATTCGTGCTGCTGGTCAGCGGCGCCCTCGCGGCTGTGACCGTCGTTCCCGCGACCTTGGCCGGACCCCTCGTCGGCGGGGCCCTGCTACCCGCTGATGCCGATCTGGCGGGCACCTGGCAGGCCGCCACCTCGGCCTGGATCGCCTCCGGTGACGGGCAGAGCGGACCACCGGACCCGTTGCTGATGGTGCTGACGGTCGTCTCCCTGCTGACCGGTGGTGCCTGGGGAGTCCCGCTGCACACAGGCGTCTCGATCGTGCTCGCGCTCGCGATCCCGCTGGCTGCTCTCGCCGCCTGGTTCGCGGCCGGTGCCGCGAGCCGCTCAGTGCTGATCAGGGCGTGGGTCGCGCTGACCTGGGCACTCGGACCGGCGCTGCTGCTCGGCATCGGTGCCGGCCGGGTCGGTGCCGTGCTGGCACACGTGATGCTCCCGCTGGTGCTGCTGGCCGTGGTCCGCTCGCTCGGACTCGACCGGCGCGACGTCATCATCTCCGGCATGGTGGGAGCGCAGCGGCTGCCGCGTGCGCGGGCGGCCCGAGGTGTCAGTGCCCGGGAGGCGAAGCGGGCACGTCTGGCGGCACTGGCCGAGGTCGGCGATGATGAGGCCGACGCCGATGACGTGCGCCGGCCCGAGCCGCGCCCACGCACGGAGCCCTCGGAGGAGGTGCCCAGCGCCACTGTCGTCTCGCGCGTCTCCCGGGCGGGATCTCTGGGTGCCGCGGCCGCGGCCGGGCTGGCTTTCGCCGTGGTGGTCGCCGGTGCCCCCGTTCTGCTCGGTGCCGGCGTGCTGGCGGCGATCGTGCTCGCTCTGGTGCTCGGGCGGCGCCGACGGCTCCCTGTGGGCCGGGGACGGCTCGTCCTGGTTCTCCTCCCAGCGGTGACGTTGATGCTGCCGCTCGGCGTGCATGCCCTCGGGAACGCGCAGTCGTGGCGCGTGTTGCTGGCCGACCCCGGTCCGGGCCTGGCCAGCGACGCCGGTCCAGCATGGCTCCGGCTGCTTGCCTGGCCCCAGGAGCCGGCGTCGGCTCCCTTCCTGGCCAATGATGTAGCTGCCTACGTGCCGATGGCGACGACGGGCGTCCTGGCCGTCGTCGCCCTTCTAGCCCTGCTGCGAGGTGCGGGCCGGTCCCGCCCGGTGCGCCTGGGATGGCTGCTGGTGAGCGTGGGCTTGGTGACCGCGGAGGTCTCCGTACGAGTCGCCGTCGCGCTCGGACGCAACACCTCGGGTGAGATTGCCGAGGTTCATGGCTGGGCCGGACCGGGAACCTCCCTAACCTTGGCAGGGCTGCTGATCGCCGCGGTGTGCGGTGTGGACGGCCTGCGTGGTGCCCTCTCGGGAGCCAGCTTTGGATGGCGGCAGGTGAGCGCCGCCGTCGGCACCATCGCCATCACTCTCGCTCTGGTGACCACGGGCGTGACCCACAGCGCACGCGTGATCGCCGAACGGGACGGCCAGGTCGAGAACCAGACCATGCTCGTGCACGGCAGGGGAGCCGCACCGGTGCCAGCACTCGCTCAGGAACTGCAGGGCTCGGCGCAGCGGGCCCGCGTCCTCGCGCTGACACCCACCGCCGACGGGGTCGATGCCCAGATCTGGCGCAGTAGCGGCCCCCAGCTCACCGAGAGCTCGACCGTGACAGACCTGCGACGGTGGCAGGCCGCACTCGAAGGCGAGAGTGACGCTGCCACGCACGAGGTAGCGACCGTGGTGGCTGAGTTGACGCAGGGCACCGCCACGGAAGCAGCCAGCACGCTGGCCGAGCATGCGATCGCCGTGATCGTGGTGCCGGCGACGTCCAACGTTACCCGTGCGCCACTCGACACGGCTGCCCGGGGCCGGCTCATTCCCCTGCTGGACTCCGTGGCCGGGCTGGACCGGGTCACGGAGAACACGTCCGGTGTGATCTGGCGGGTGCGTGCCTCGCAGGAGGCCACTGACGCCGATATCGCCCGTGCGCAGATCCTCGACGGGGACGGCGCTCTGGTGGCGAACGTTCCCTCCACGGGGGGGTCGATCGGTGGGCCGATCAGCGCCGACGGCACCGACCGGGCAGTGGTCCTCGCCGAACGCGCCGATCCCTCCTGGCGCGCCTGGCTCGGCGGAACTCCGTTGCGCTCCATCGAGTCCGACTGGCGGCAGGCATTCGCGATACCGGACGGGGCTCGTGGGGAGCTGGTGGTCGCCTACCAGCCCACCTGGCATCTGCCGTGGCAGATCCTGGCGCTCGCCGTCTTCGGACTCACGGCCCTGCTCGCGCTGCCGACCCGTCGCCGTCGAGGGGAGGACGGATGA
- the manA gene encoding mannose-6-phosphate isomerase, class I, with protein MHPLTPAPRAYPWGSTRVIPDFLGSAPTSEPVAELWFGAHPSAPTPLPDGGDLATLLASDPEHHLGADVIARFGPRLPYLLKLIAPQRPLSLQVHPNLEQAQAGYQREQDLEVPAERRNYPDANHKPELVYALTTFDAVCGFRAPRRVAELLDGLDASLARELATLLRSTPGAPGVHAVFARVLSDTCGNEVSALARECRVRLESGRSPSPRADRLVGLLDEQHPGDPGAVAALLLNPVTLQPGEAMFVPAGCVHSYLHGFGVELMANSDNVLRAGLTAKRVDVDELLATVDCVAAPPIRIAAETDGDGTGVFYAPVDDFELSVAAVDRESGRTLRGRGPRILLALEGSLTVETQAGAHALAQGEALFLSADETPVRLSGTGRLVQAGVP; from the coding sequence GTGCATCCCCTCACCCCCGCACCCCGGGCCTACCCGTGGGGCTCGACCCGCGTGATCCCCGACTTCCTCGGCAGCGCGCCCACCAGCGAACCGGTCGCCGAGCTCTGGTTCGGTGCCCATCCGAGCGCTCCCACCCCTCTTCCCGACGGCGGAGACCTGGCCACGCTTCTGGCCTCCGACCCCGAACATCACCTCGGTGCCGATGTCATCGCCCGCTTCGGGCCGCGCCTGCCGTATCTGCTCAAGCTCATCGCCCCGCAGCGACCGCTCTCCCTTCAGGTGCACCCCAACCTGGAGCAGGCACAGGCCGGTTACCAGCGTGAGCAGGACCTTGAGGTTCCGGCCGAACGTCGCAACTACCCCGACGCCAACCACAAGCCGGAGCTGGTCTACGCGCTGACGACGTTCGACGCCGTCTGCGGGTTCCGTGCGCCTCGGCGGGTGGCCGAGCTGTTGGACGGCCTCGACGCGTCGCTGGCGCGCGAGCTGGCCACGCTGTTGCGTTCCACGCCTGGAGCCCCGGGCGTGCACGCCGTCTTCGCGCGGGTGCTGAGCGACACCTGCGGCAATGAGGTGAGCGCCCTGGCTCGCGAGTGCCGGGTGCGGCTGGAGTCCGGCCGGTCACCGTCGCCGCGCGCCGATCGCCTCGTGGGGCTGCTCGACGAGCAGCACCCTGGCGATCCCGGCGCGGTGGCGGCGCTGCTCCTCAATCCGGTCACTCTGCAGCCAGGAGAGGCGATGTTCGTCCCCGCCGGCTGCGTGCATTCCTATCTCCACGGTTTCGGTGTGGAGTTGATGGCGAACTCGGACAACGTGCTGCGTGCGGGTCTGACCGCCAAGCGTGTGGACGTGGACGAACTCCTGGCGACGGTCGACTGTGTGGCTGCCCCGCCCATCCGCATCGCCGCCGAGACGGACGGAGACGGCACGGGGGTGTTCTACGCCCCGGTCGACGACTTCGAGCTCTCGGTCGCCGCCGTTGACCGTGAGAGCGGTCGCACGCTCCGGGGCCGCGGTCCCCGCATCCTGCTGGCCCTAGAGGGATCGCTCACGGTGGAGACGCAGGCAGGTGCGCACGCGCTCGCTCAAGGAGAGGCGCTGTTTCTCAGTGCGGACGAGACGCCGGTGCGCTTGTCCGGCACAGGCCGGCTCGTGCAGGCCGGGGTGCCGTAG
- a CDS encoding WhiB family transcriptional regulator produces the protein MPQPAPRPERPFTLGEVFDDEGALSWQERALCAQTDPEAFFPEKGGSTREAKRVCVSCEVRAECLEYALAHDERFGIWGGLSERERRKLKRRAI, from the coding sequence GTGCCGCAGCCCGCGCCACGGCCTGAGCGTCCCTTCACACTCGGCGAGGTCTTCGATGACGAAGGCGCGCTCTCGTGGCAGGAGCGTGCCTTGTGCGCGCAGACCGACCCGGAGGCGTTCTTCCCGGAGAAGGGTGGATCGACGCGTGAGGCGAAGCGTGTGTGCGTGTCCTGCGAGGTGCGCGCCGAGTGCTTGGAGTACGCCCTGGCCCACGACGAACGGTTCGGCATCTGGGGTGGACTCTCCGAGCGGGAGCGGCGCAAGCTGAAGCGCCGCGCCATCTGA
- a CDS encoding TIGR03089 family protein: MPGIATLLDRWTNEPGQPRLTWYGPGGERVELTGRVLATWVAKAANLLTEEAELEAGASVTLDLPAHWRTAVWALAAWACGACVTQAGSLSAETNGTDVLVTTGTPSDRAADVTIVIALPALAMSVEDVPPGALDGAAELMSQPDVLIQPVPHTDGPAAALLTSEGTRDLLVPTGGGRVMLDVRGADVEQMLIGAMHAWSGGGSVVLVGDPDGDLERIAQQEATGGTAPTT, translated from the coding sequence GTGCCAGGAATCGCAACGCTTCTCGACCGATGGACCAACGAACCGGGCCAGCCGCGGCTGACATGGTACGGACCGGGCGGGGAACGCGTGGAACTGACCGGGCGGGTTCTCGCGACCTGGGTGGCGAAGGCCGCCAACCTGCTCACTGAGGAGGCCGAGCTCGAGGCTGGCGCGAGCGTCACCCTCGACCTGCCCGCCCACTGGCGGACCGCCGTCTGGGCACTGGCTGCTTGGGCCTGCGGCGCCTGCGTCACGCAAGCCGGCTCGCTCAGCGCTGAGACCAATGGCACGGACGTGCTGGTGACTACGGGAACGCCGAGTGATCGTGCGGCCGACGTCACGATCGTGATCGCCCTGCCGGCGTTGGCGATGTCCGTCGAGGACGTCCCACCCGGCGCACTGGACGGCGCTGCCGAGCTGATGAGCCAGCCGGACGTGCTCATCCAGCCTGTTCCTCACACCGACGGGCCGGCTGCGGCCCTCCTGACCAGCGAGGGGACGCGAGATCTCCTGGTGCCCACCGGCGGCGGGCGCGTGATGCTCGATGTTCGCGGAGCCGACGTCGAGCAGATGCTCATCGGAGCGATGCACGCATGGAGTGGGGGCGGCTCGGTGGTCCTCGTCGGCGATCCGGACGGCGACCTCGAGCGGATCGCTCAGCAGGAAGCGACCGGCGGTACGGCACCGACCACCTGA